In Streptomyces sp. NBC_00433, a single genomic region encodes these proteins:
- a CDS encoding DUF6191 domain-containing protein, with protein MFNILEDLFAPSRKHTDDERNRLELFREDESSGDPGRGPIDLASGKVVVRPPRTSPEQA; from the coding sequence GTGTTCAACATCCTTGAAGATTTGTTCGCGCCTTCGCGCAAGCACACCGACGACGAGCGCAACCGGCTGGAGCTCTTCCGCGAGGACGAGAGCAGCGGCGATCCGGGCCGAGGCCCGATAGACCTCGCCTCCGGCAAGGTCGTGGTCCGCCCCCCGCGCACCTCCCCCGAGCAGGCCTAG
- a CDS encoding WXG100 family type VII secretion target, whose amino-acid sequence MAEPGGATSGFQGSDGVLYNTTPADLNSKAVDIRNTEAVVQAELDNLKAYVVSLEEVWGGIASTTFQELMQQWDTHAAHLQQALLAIAGGLDGSADNYIQSEQSNVANIRNVQLPPARLA is encoded by the coding sequence ATGGCGGAACCCGGTGGCGCGACTTCTGGATTCCAGGGTTCGGACGGCGTTCTTTACAACACGACGCCCGCGGACCTCAACTCCAAGGCCGTTGACATCCGCAACACCGAGGCAGTCGTCCAGGCGGAGCTCGACAACCTGAAGGCGTACGTCGTCAGCCTGGAGGAGGTGTGGGGCGGTATCGCCTCGACCACGTTCCAGGAACTGATGCAGCAGTGGGACACGCACGCCGCGCACCTCCAGCAGGCGCTGCTCGCCATCGCGGGCGGCCTGGACGGTTCCGCCGACAACTACATCCAGTCCGAGCAGTCGAACGTGGCGAACATCCGCAACGTGCAATTGCCGCCGGCCCGCCTGGCCTGA
- a CDS encoding TetR/AcrR family transcriptional regulator C-terminal domain-containing protein, which produces MAAQKRLNRDELVTTALTVADAEGLPAVTIRRVAQLHDVTPMALYRHFPDKEGLLVALAERLLSGAVVPEPDERPWHEQLRDLLSGFLDALRPHPNAAMLVFNGMVTTEPGLAITERALALMAQGGMSVERSADAASQILGSLVALAIAEPGRDLGPDPEASEDAVRAKRATLLALSPRRYPHIVAAADAMAACADQQLYFDRGIDLIVTGIRDAARAEAAAAH; this is translated from the coding sequence ATGGCGGCTCAGAAGCGTTTGAACCGAGACGAACTGGTCACCACCGCACTGACCGTCGCCGACGCCGAGGGGCTCCCCGCGGTGACCATCCGCCGGGTCGCCCAGCTGCACGACGTCACCCCGATGGCCCTCTACCGGCACTTCCCCGACAAGGAGGGCCTGCTGGTCGCCCTCGCGGAGCGGCTGCTGTCCGGCGCGGTGGTGCCCGAGCCCGACGAGCGGCCCTGGCACGAGCAGTTGCGCGATCTGCTGAGCGGCTTCCTTGACGCCCTGCGCCCGCACCCCAACGCCGCGATGCTGGTCTTCAACGGCATGGTGACCACCGAGCCCGGCCTGGCCATCACCGAGCGGGCGCTGGCGCTGATGGCCCAGGGCGGCATGTCGGTGGAGCGCAGCGCGGACGCCGCCAGCCAGATCCTCGGCTCACTGGTCGCGCTGGCCATCGCGGAGCCGGGCCGCGACCTCGGCCCCGACCCGGAGGCGAGCGAGGACGCGGTCCGCGCCAAGCGCGCCACCCTGCTCGCCCTGTCCCCGCGCCGCTACCCGCACATCGTGGCCGCCGCCGACGCGATGGCGGCCTGCGCCGACCAGCAGCTCTACTTCGACCGGGGCATCGACCTGATCGTCACCGGCATCCGCGACGCCGCCCGCGCGGAGGCGGCCGCCGCGCACTGA
- a CDS encoding WXG100 family type VII secretion target — MPDIEGTPIRVGRDLEGAGAYLNGQAAHIMGELSALKTRIQSLIDTWNAQSATEYQGRMHEWDMAAVGLFGSEEEDGVLGEIAHAMRVNWGNYVGAEEANIRTWTATH, encoded by the coding sequence ATGCCCGATATCGAAGGTACGCCCATCCGCGTCGGCAGGGACCTGGAGGGGGCGGGCGCCTATCTCAACGGCCAGGCGGCGCACATCATGGGCGAGCTGAGCGCTCTCAAGACGCGCATCCAGTCGCTGATCGACACCTGGAACGCCCAGTCCGCGACCGAGTACCAGGGCCGCATGCACGAGTGGGACATGGCCGCCGTCGGTCTCTTCGGAAGTGAGGAAGAGGACGGGGTGCTCGGCGAGATAGCACACGCGATGCGCGTGAACTGGGGCAACTACGTCGGGGCGGAGGAAGCCAACATCAGGACGTGGACCGCCACGCACTGA
- a CDS encoding ferritin-like domain-containing protein, which yields MAVEHIDTRLLGELTEQSQDLNSDAVRITRGALDDFAEVTGPRPRRWWRRGSTVAGAAGAAALLTSMRAAAATSSDDIMALQTAASIEILAISVYRTAAGLPFIKDGNKTISAFIAKTTTQHQAHAQAFNAAVTQAGGAAQTAPDPKYAAVVKEALPTVKTPADVVKLAITLEDVAAQTYTKNVSQVSSAQLRKLFASVAPVEAQHRATLLAVQALLAGNLGSLVAIPTDVAKLPAAAGSVGFPDAFYPTVNASPISEGAVK from the coding sequence ATGGCCGTAGAGCACATCGACACCCGGCTGCTCGGGGAACTGACCGAGCAGTCACAGGATCTGAACAGCGACGCCGTACGCATCACCCGCGGCGCGCTGGACGACTTCGCGGAGGTCACCGGGCCGCGGCCGCGGCGCTGGTGGCGGCGCGGGAGCACCGTCGCCGGGGCGGCGGGGGCCGCGGCGCTGCTGACCTCGATGCGCGCCGCAGCCGCCACGTCGAGCGACGACATCATGGCCCTGCAGACGGCGGCGTCGATCGAGATCCTGGCGATCAGCGTCTACCGGACCGCCGCCGGGCTGCCGTTCATCAAGGACGGCAACAAGACGATCTCGGCCTTCATCGCGAAGACCACCACCCAGCACCAGGCGCACGCGCAGGCCTTCAACGCCGCGGTCACGCAGGCCGGCGGCGCGGCGCAGACCGCCCCCGACCCGAAGTACGCGGCCGTGGTGAAGGAGGCGCTGCCGACCGTCAAGACCCCGGCCGACGTGGTGAAGCTCGCCATCACACTGGAGGACGTGGCAGCGCAGACGTACACCAAGAACGTCAGCCAGGTCAGCAGCGCCCAGTTGCGCAAGCTGTTCGCGTCGGTGGCGCCCGTGGAGGCTCAGCACCGCGCGACGCTGCTGGCCGTGCAGGCGCTGCTCGCCGGGAATCTCGGCAGCCTGGTCGCCATCCCGACCGACGTCGCGAAGCTGCCCGCCGCCGCAGGCAGTGTCGGCTTCCCCGACGCCTTCTACCCGACCGTGAACGCCTCGCCGATCTCTGAGGGGGCCGTGAAGTGA
- a CDS encoding endonuclease/exonuclease/phosphatase family protein has protein sequence MVLAGIGVHAAFAAPSADALIAEVYGGGGNTGATYTNDFVELANAGASAVDLGAYSVQYLPGAPTASSKWQATPLTGSLAGGGRFLVQEGAGTGGTTPLPTPDATGGINMSGTTGTVALVTGADPLTCLTAADCAADPRVKDLVGYGTAVVREGSGPAAGASNSNSVTRGATLTDTDDNAADFTPGPPTPQNSGDSGGGPTDPPTTPPTTPPTTPPTSPPTGTEAKIHDIQGDTRNSPFAGKAITGATGIVTGVRDYGSSKGFWMQDPNPDANPRTSEGIFVYTSSSPTVVVGDSVSVAGTVSQYYPGGATTGVQAITEITKPTVTTVSSGNPVPAPVVLDDKSVPDAFVPSAGGGSIEDLPLRPADYALDLYASLEGMNVQIKDTRVVGASDPYSELWVTVKPKQNPTKRGGTLYTGYDQPNSGRLMVQSLLPTATSPFPTANVGDTLGGTTEGPLDYNQFAGTYALQARTLGTVESGGLQPEVTAKASADQATVGTYNVENLAPGNPQSKFDALAQGLVHNLRSPDIVALEEIQDNNGATDDGTVVADLTLTKLTDAIVAAGGPRYQWREIDPVNDKDGGEPGGNIRSVFLFNPLRVGFTDIPGGDSTTPVGITGTGDKTSLTASPGRIAPADQAWNTSRKPLVGQFTFRGKKLFVIANHFDSKGGDQGIDSHLQPPVRSSEVQRVRQAILEHDFVQQLETADKKANVVVLGDLNDYQFSPAVQSLTGNGSVLTDLVNTLPAKERYSYVYEGNSQVLDHILVSPNLDSRVDYDVVHINSEFAGQTSDHDPQVIRLRP, from the coding sequence GTGGTGCTCGCCGGGATCGGCGTGCACGCCGCCTTCGCCGCGCCGTCCGCCGACGCGCTGATCGCCGAGGTCTACGGGGGCGGCGGCAACACCGGCGCCACCTACACCAACGACTTCGTGGAGCTGGCCAACGCCGGTGCCTCCGCGGTGGACCTGGGCGCCTACAGCGTGCAGTACCTGCCGGGAGCGCCCACCGCCTCGTCCAAGTGGCAGGCCACGCCGCTCACCGGTTCGCTGGCCGGCGGCGGCCGCTTCCTGGTCCAGGAGGGCGCGGGCACCGGCGGCACCACCCCGCTGCCGACGCCGGACGCCACCGGCGGCATCAACATGTCGGGCACGACGGGCACTGTCGCGCTGGTCACCGGCGCCGACCCGCTGACCTGCCTGACCGCGGCCGACTGCGCCGCCGACCCGCGGGTCAAGGACCTGGTGGGCTACGGCACCGCGGTGGTGCGCGAGGGCAGCGGCCCGGCGGCCGGCGCGAGCAACAGCAACTCCGTCACCCGGGGCGCCACGCTCACCGACACCGACGACAACGCGGCGGACTTCACCCCCGGCCCGCCCACCCCGCAGAATTCCGGCGACAGCGGCGGCGGCCCGACCGACCCGCCCACCACCCCGCCGACCACCCCGCCCACCACCCCGCCCACCTCGCCGCCGACCGGCACCGAGGCGAAGATCCACGACATCCAGGGCGACACCCGCAACTCGCCCTTCGCGGGCAAGGCGATCACCGGCGCGACCGGCATCGTCACCGGCGTGCGGGACTACGGCTCGTCCAAGGGCTTCTGGATGCAGGACCCGAACCCGGACGCCAACCCCCGTACCAGCGAGGGCATCTTCGTCTACACCAGCTCCAGCCCCACCGTCGTGGTCGGCGACAGCGTGTCGGTCGCCGGCACCGTCTCGCAGTACTACCCGGGCGGCGCCACCACCGGTGTGCAGGCGATCACCGAGATCACCAAGCCCACGGTGACCACGGTGTCCTCGGGCAACCCGGTGCCCGCGCCGGTCGTGCTGGACGACAAGTCCGTCCCCGACGCCTTCGTGCCCAGCGCGGGCGGCGGCAGCATCGAGGACCTGCCGCTGCGGCCCGCCGACTACGCGCTCGACCTGTACGCGTCGCTCGAAGGCATGAACGTGCAGATCAAGGACACCCGGGTGGTCGGCGCCTCCGACCCGTACTCGGAGCTGTGGGTCACGGTCAAGCCCAAGCAGAACCCGACCAAGCGGGGCGGCACCCTCTACACGGGCTACGACCAGCCCAACTCGGGCCGCCTGATGGTGCAGTCGCTGCTGCCGACCGCCACCTCGCCCTTCCCGACCGCGAACGTCGGCGACACCCTGGGCGGCACGACCGAGGGCCCGCTGGACTACAACCAGTTCGCCGGTACGTACGCGCTCCAGGCCCGCACCCTGGGCACCGTCGAGAGCGGCGGCCTGCAGCCCGAGGTCACCGCGAAGGCGTCCGCCGACCAGGCCACCGTCGGCACGTACAACGTGGAGAACCTGGCGCCCGGCAATCCGCAGTCGAAGTTCGACGCGCTCGCCCAGGGCCTGGTGCACAACCTGCGCTCGCCCGACATCGTGGCCCTGGAGGAGATCCAGGACAACAACGGCGCCACCGACGACGGCACCGTCGTCGCCGACCTGACGCTGACCAAGCTCACCGACGCTATCGTGGCGGCCGGCGGCCCGCGCTACCAGTGGCGCGAGATCGACCCGGTCAACGACAAGGACGGCGGTGAGCCGGGCGGCAACATCCGGTCCGTCTTCCTCTTCAACCCGCTGCGAGTGGGCTTCACCGACATCCCCGGCGGCGACTCGACCACCCCGGTCGGCATCACCGGCACCGGCGACAAGACCTCGCTGACCGCCTCCCCCGGCCGCATCGCGCCCGCCGACCAGGCCTGGAACACCAGCCGCAAGCCGCTGGTCGGCCAGTTCACCTTCCGCGGCAAGAAGCTGTTCGTGATCGCGAACCACTTCGACAGCAAGGGCGGCGACCAGGGCATCGACAGCCACCTCCAGCCGCCGGTGCGCAGCTCCGAGGTGCAGCGCGTGCGCCAGGCGATCCTGGAGCACGACTTCGTGCAGCAGCTGGAGACCGCGGACAAGAAGGCGAACGTCGTCGTCCTCGGCGACCTGAACGACTACCAGTTCTCGCCCGCCGTGCAGAGCCTGACCGGCAACGGCTCGGTGCTGACCGACCTGGTCAACACCCTGCCGGCGAAGGAGCGCTACTCCTACGTCTACGAGGGCAATTCCCAGGTCCTCGACCACATCCTGGTCAGCCCGAACCTGGACAGCCGCGTCGACTACGACGTCGTCCACATCAATTCCGAGTTCGCCGGCCAGACCAGCGACCACGACCCGCAGGTCATCCGCCTGCGCCCGTAG
- a CDS encoding GNAT family N-acetyltransferase, giving the protein MAHTYPPLNVVVRTPRLTLAGASDELLESLVPLVRAGVADAEPWPFDDPISFYADGPEREWRWLRAVWAGRGRVSPDAWRLYFAVIVDGEPVGMQDLIGTDFTRFGTVSSFSWLAPGSRRQGLGKEMRAAILHLAFAGLGAREAASDAFVDNVASNRVSRGLGYEPNGTDWDTRRGEPARIQRWRLARDAWEGARRDDIELTGLQECLPVLGIG; this is encoded by the coding sequence GTGGCCCACACCTATCCCCCGCTGAATGTCGTCGTCCGCACGCCCCGCCTGACGCTGGCCGGCGCGTCCGACGAACTGCTGGAAAGCCTCGTGCCGCTCGTGCGGGCCGGGGTCGCCGACGCCGAGCCGTGGCCTTTCGACGACCCGATCTCCTTCTACGCCGACGGCCCCGAACGCGAATGGCGATGGCTGCGCGCCGTCTGGGCCGGACGCGGCCGCGTGAGCCCTGACGCGTGGCGGCTGTACTTCGCCGTGATCGTCGACGGCGAACCGGTCGGCATGCAGGACCTCATCGGCACGGACTTCACGCGGTTCGGCACAGTGTCCAGCTTCTCGTGGCTGGCCCCCGGCAGCCGCAGGCAGGGGCTCGGCAAGGAGATGCGGGCGGCGATCCTGCACCTGGCCTTCGCCGGGCTGGGCGCCCGCGAAGCCGCCAGCGACGCCTTCGTCGACAACGTGGCGTCCAACCGCGTCTCCCGCGGTCTGGGCTACGAACCCAACGGCACCGACTGGGACACCCGCCGCGGCGAGCCCGCGCGGATCCAGCGGTGGCGGCTCGCCCGGGACGCGTGGGAAGGGGCCCGCCGGGACGACATCGAGCTGACCGGCCTCCAAGAGTGCCTGCCCGTCCTGGGCATCGGCTAG
- a CDS encoding ferritin-like domain-containing protein, translating into MTTARDGWDMPISDDRLARLTRDMEAAHRDTLPAMRAAAVDLAEDLRGNLGGSDDAPRAPGRRRFLVGAGGLAAAMALAACSSGDKHDSAAPTKGAAPSPSGSSKSQYTGDLKVVALAVALENQAVGAYQATLAAAEAGKLGQVPPAVATFVTTAMAQHSDHAKAWNAVLTGAGKPAIHDVPLSNQPATLAALGKARTVTDVAKLALQLEDQAAQTYLFATFDVSAAAGVATAASIAPVEAMHAAILHYVLGQYPVPDDFLPVDKAADPALLTV; encoded by the coding sequence GTGACCACCGCACGCGACGGCTGGGACATGCCGATCAGCGACGACCGGCTCGCCCGGCTCACCCGCGACATGGAAGCCGCCCACCGCGACACCCTGCCGGCCATGCGCGCGGCCGCGGTGGACCTCGCCGAGGACCTCCGCGGCAACCTCGGCGGGTCCGACGACGCCCCGCGGGCGCCGGGCCGGCGCCGCTTCCTCGTCGGCGCCGGCGGCCTCGCGGCCGCCATGGCCCTGGCCGCGTGCTCCAGCGGCGACAAGCACGACTCGGCCGCGCCGACCAAGGGCGCCGCCCCGTCGCCCTCGGGGTCGTCGAAGAGCCAGTACACCGGCGATCTGAAGGTCGTCGCGCTCGCCGTGGCGCTGGAGAACCAGGCCGTCGGCGCCTACCAGGCCACCCTCGCCGCGGCCGAGGCGGGCAAGCTCGGTCAGGTGCCGCCGGCCGTCGCCACCTTCGTGACCACGGCGATGGCCCAGCACTCGGACCACGCCAAGGCGTGGAACGCGGTGCTGACCGGCGCGGGCAAGCCCGCGATCCACGACGTGCCGCTGAGCAACCAGCCCGCCACCCTCGCGGCGCTCGGCAAGGCCAGGACGGTCACCGACGTGGCGAAGCTGGCGCTCCAGCTGGAGGACCAGGCGGCGCAGACGTATCTCTTCGCCACCTTCGACGTGAGCGCGGCGGCCGGTGTGGCGACCGCCGCGAGCATCGCCCCGGTCGAGGCGATGCACGCGGCGATCCTCCATTACGTCCTCGGCCAGTACCCGGTTCCGGACGACTTCCTGCCGGTCGACAAGGCCGCCGACCCCGCGCTCCTGACCGTCTGA
- a CDS encoding glycoside hydrolase family 3 C-terminal domain-containing protein, producing the protein MPRSTFRRAGVAVGAVLAMLSLTDAAVNATAATTTSARASAAGLPYQDPSLPVSQRVADLLARMSLDEKIGQMTQVDRTALAAAPGDLATYRIGSVLSGGGSAPSTNNAASWADMYDGFQRTALGTPLGIPMIYGIDAVHGDNNVYGATIFPHDIGLGATRDPSLVQQVGRVTAEEVSGTGIDWDFAPCLCVARNDRWGRTYESFGETPDLPSQMTTEITGLQGETLGGAASVLATAKHYIGDGGTDGGVNEGNATLSEADLRAIHLPPFKAAVDRGVGAVMVSYSSWNGVKDHANQYLITSLLKGELGFSGFVVSDWAGVDKIDGRSGFTAAEVAGAVNAGIDMVMVPTDYKSFVADLKSDVSSGAVTTARIDDANRRILTKKFQLGLFEHPLTDRSYTSTVGSAAHRAVARQAVRESQVLLKNDGGVLPLAKSAKVFVAGKSADDIGNQSGGWTISWQGSSGAITPGTTILQGIRSAVNNTSQVTYSKTGDGINGSYSAAIAVVGETPYAEGSGDRTGSMGLDQADLSVLAKLKASGVPVVTVLVSGRPLDIAAQLPDWKALVAAWLPGTEGNGVSDVLFGDYAPTGKLPMSWMQSASQEPINYGDGKTPLFPYGYGLTYGDTTPPTSPPPTTPPPTTPPPTTPPPTGSGCTAQFAVTNSWSGGFQASVTVANPGTSALAGWRVAWSAPTATITSLWNGTLTQSGSAVTVANAPYNGAVSPGASISFGFTANGTPGSPLPTPVCTAG; encoded by the coding sequence ATGCCCAGATCCACGTTCCGCAGAGCGGGTGTCGCCGTCGGCGCCGTCCTCGCGATGCTCTCCCTGACCGACGCGGCGGTGAACGCGACCGCCGCCACCACCACGAGCGCCCGCGCGAGCGCGGCCGGACTGCCCTACCAGGACCCCTCGCTGCCGGTGTCGCAGCGGGTGGCCGACCTGCTGGCACGGATGTCGCTCGACGAGAAGATCGGCCAGATGACCCAGGTCGACAGGACCGCGCTGGCCGCCGCGCCGGGCGACCTGGCGACGTACCGGATCGGTTCGGTGCTCTCGGGCGGCGGTTCGGCGCCGAGCACCAACAACGCCGCGAGCTGGGCCGATATGTACGACGGCTTCCAGCGGACCGCGCTCGGGACGCCGCTGGGCATCCCGATGATCTACGGGATCGACGCGGTGCACGGCGACAACAACGTCTACGGCGCCACGATCTTCCCGCACGACATCGGGCTCGGCGCGACGCGCGACCCGTCGCTGGTGCAGCAGGTCGGGCGGGTCACCGCGGAGGAGGTGTCGGGGACCGGCATCGACTGGGACTTCGCGCCCTGCCTCTGCGTGGCACGCAACGACCGGTGGGGGCGGACGTACGAGTCGTTCGGCGAGACGCCCGACCTGCCGTCGCAGATGACCACCGAGATCACCGGGCTGCAGGGCGAGACGCTGGGCGGCGCGGCCTCGGTGCTGGCCACCGCCAAGCACTACATCGGCGACGGCGGCACGGACGGCGGCGTCAACGAGGGCAACGCGACCCTGTCGGAGGCGGACCTGCGGGCGATCCACCTGCCGCCCTTCAAGGCCGCCGTCGACCGCGGGGTCGGCGCGGTCATGGTGTCCTACAGCAGCTGGAACGGCGTCAAGGACCACGCCAACCAGTACCTGATCACCAGCCTGCTGAAGGGCGAACTCGGCTTCTCCGGCTTCGTGGTGTCGGACTGGGCCGGGGTCGACAAGATCGACGGGCGGTCCGGCTTCACGGCCGCCGAGGTGGCCGGCGCCGTCAACGCCGGTATCGACATGGTGATGGTGCCGACCGACTACAAGTCCTTCGTCGCGGACCTGAAGAGCGATGTGAGCAGCGGCGCGGTGACGACGGCGCGGATCGACGACGCCAACCGGCGCATCCTCACCAAGAAATTCCAACTCGGTCTCTTCGAGCACCCGTTGACCGACCGGTCGTACACCTCCACGGTCGGCTCCGCCGCGCACCGGGCGGTCGCGCGGCAGGCGGTGCGCGAGTCGCAGGTGCTGCTGAAGAACGATGGCGGTGTGCTGCCGCTGGCCAAGTCCGCGAAGGTCTTCGTGGCCGGCAAGTCCGCCGACGACATCGGCAACCAGAGCGGCGGCTGGACGATCAGCTGGCAGGGTTCGAGCGGCGCGATCACCCCGGGGACGACGATCCTGCAGGGCATCAGGTCCGCGGTGAACAACACCTCGCAGGTGACGTACAGCAAGACCGGCGACGGCATCAACGGGTCGTACTCCGCCGCGATCGCGGTCGTCGGCGAGACCCCGTACGCCGAGGGCAGCGGCGACCGCACCGGCTCGATGGGCCTGGACCAGGCCGACTTGAGCGTGCTGGCCAAACTGAAGGCCAGCGGTGTGCCGGTGGTCACCGTGCTGGTGTCCGGCCGCCCGCTGGACATCGCGGCCCAACTCCCGGACTGGAAGGCCCTGGTGGCCGCGTGGCTGCCGGGCACCGAGGGCAACGGCGTCTCCGACGTGCTCTTCGGCGACTACGCGCCCACCGGCAAGCTGCCGATGTCGTGGATGCAGAGCGCGTCGCAGGAGCCGATCAACTACGGCGACGGCAAGACGCCGCTCTTCCCCTACGGCTACGGGCTGACCTACGGCGACACGACCCCGCCGACCTCCCCGCCGCCCACCACTCCCCCGCCGACGACGCCTCCCCCGACGACCCCGCCGCCCACCGGGTCGGGCTGCACCGCCCAGTTCGCGGTCACCAACTCCTGGTCGGGCGGCTTCCAGGCGAGCGTGACCGTCGCCAACCCGGGTACGTCCGCGCTCGCCGGCTGGCGGGTCGCCTGGTCGGCGCCGACGGCGACGATCACCAGCCTGTGGAACGGCACCCTCACCCAGAGCGGCTCCGCCGTCACGGTGGCCAACGCCCCCTACAACGGCGCCGTCTCCCCCGGCGCCTCGATCTCCTTCGGCTTCACCGCCAACGGCACCCCGGGCTCACCCCTGCCCACGCCGGTCTGCACGGCGGGCTAG
- a CDS encoding DHA2 family efflux MFS transporter permease subunit: MRRSPWATLTVLALAQFIVVLDVTIVNVALPNIQSDLGFTADGLQWVISAYTLVFGGFLLLGGRAADLLGSRRVFVAGLILFGVTSLAGGLAGSPGLLIAARTLQGLGGAMLSPAALGILTVTFPHGRERNIAMGVWGGLAGLGGTLGVVAGGFLVDSLSWRWVFIVNVPIVAALVIATPLIVPHVKPHAGRRGFDALGAVLATAGLLGVVYAVVRAEPLGWSSAEVIGCLAGGVLLLAAFLVVETRTDTPLVPMRLLRSRALSSSGGAIALTGAAFLSMFFLTAIFLQQVRGDSALRAGVEFLPMGGAAIGAAVLATPLITRFGTRPVQTVGTLLSVAGLVLLSGADATGSYASQIMPGLVLFGLGIIAVSVPAQIAAVVDVTHADAGAASGVFTAFQQVGGAVGLAVVTTLSTSRTTHALTGGASQTDALVDGFHRGLLVAAAFTAGTFVITLLSPRLAPSAEQITGAAAAA, translated from the coding sequence ATGCGACGCAGTCCCTGGGCCACTCTGACCGTGCTGGCCCTCGCCCAATTCATCGTGGTGCTCGACGTGACGATCGTGAACGTCGCACTGCCGAACATCCAGTCCGACCTGGGCTTCACCGCCGACGGCCTGCAATGGGTGATCAGCGCCTACACCCTGGTCTTCGGCGGCTTCCTGCTGCTCGGCGGCCGGGCCGCCGACCTCCTCGGGTCCCGCCGGGTGTTCGTCGCCGGCCTGATCCTTTTCGGCGTGACCTCGCTGGCCGGCGGCCTCGCCGGCTCGCCCGGCCTGCTCATCGCGGCCCGCACCCTCCAGGGCCTCGGCGGCGCGATGCTCTCGCCCGCGGCGCTCGGCATCCTCACCGTGACCTTCCCGCACGGCAGGGAGCGCAACATCGCCATGGGTGTCTGGGGCGGCCTGGCCGGCCTCGGCGGCACCCTCGGCGTGGTCGCCGGCGGCTTCCTGGTCGACTCGCTCAGCTGGCGCTGGGTCTTCATCGTCAACGTGCCGATCGTGGCCGCCCTGGTCATCGCCACCCCGCTGATCGTCCCGCACGTCAAGCCGCACGCCGGCCGCCGCGGCTTCGACGCGCTCGGCGCGGTCCTGGCCACCGCCGGGCTGCTCGGCGTCGTCTACGCCGTCGTGCGCGCGGAACCGCTCGGCTGGTCCTCGGCCGAGGTCATCGGCTGCCTGGCCGGCGGGGTGCTGCTGCTGGCCGCCTTCCTGGTCGTCGAGACCCGCACCGACACCCCGCTGGTGCCGATGCGGCTGCTCAGGTCCCGCGCCCTGAGCAGCTCGGGCGGCGCCATCGCGCTGACCGGCGCGGCCTTCCTCTCGATGTTCTTCCTGACCGCGATCTTCCTCCAGCAGGTGCGCGGCGACAGCGCGCTGCGGGCCGGGGTGGAATTCCTGCCGATGGGCGGCGCCGCCATCGGCGCCGCGGTGCTCGCCACCCCGCTGATCACCCGCTTCGGCACCAGGCCCGTGCAGACCGTGGGCACCCTGCTGAGCGTGGCGGGCCTGGTGCTGCTCTCCGGCGCCGACGCCACCGGCTCCTACGCGAGCCAGATCATGCCGGGCCTCGTCCTCTTCGGCCTCGGCATCATCGCGGTCTCGGTGCCGGCGCAGATCGCCGCGGTCGTCGACGTCACCCATGCCGACGCGGGCGCCGCCTCCGGCGTCTTCACCGCCTTCCAGCAGGTCGGCGGCGCGGTCGGACTCGCCGTGGTCACCACGCTGTCCACCTCGCGCACCACCCACGCGCTGACCGGCGGCGCCTCGCAGACCGACGCCCTGGTCGACGGCTTCCACCGCGGCCTGCTGGTGGCCGCGGCCTTCACCGCCGGCACCTTCGTGATCACCCTGCTCTCACCCCGGCTCGCGCCCAGCGCGGAGCAGATCACGGGTGCGGCGGCAGCGGCGTAA